The following proteins are co-located in the Solanum pennellii chromosome 1, SPENNV200 genome:
- the LOC107004097 gene encoding probable leucine-rich repeat receptor-like protein kinase At5g49770: MVVSRAMIPRILLCFLFVLIHVLSIAARTNPDDSAALQSLKDSWQNVPPNWVGADPCGSSWDGIGCRNSRVVSITLSSMSLEGQLSGDIQGLAELETLDLSYNKELKGSLPQSIGKLTKLSNLILVGCGFSGPIPDTIGSLTRLVFLSLNSNNFIGGIPATIGYLTELYWLDLADNKLTGTIPVSNGSSPGLDLLVHTKHFHFGKNQLSGEIPAGLFHSNLSLIHLLVENNKFTGNIPDTLGLVQTMEVLRLDRNSLSGSVPQNLNNLTHVNELHMSNNNFNGLLPNLTGMNVLNYLDMSNNSFNASDFPSWIPNLISLTSLVMENTGLQGTVPASLFSLYQLQTVILRNNKLNGSLTIDTTYSNQLQLIDVQRNLIESFTQRPGYPFQIMLAGNPFCNEGGDGTQDYCVKTQQTETYSTPPENCLPTDCSSNRVSSPTCKCAFPYTGNIVFRAPSFSNLGNRTTYETLQKSLMQTFQNRQLPVESVSLSNPTKNLDDYLVIHLQVFPSTQDFFNRTGVSGIGFVLSNQTFKPPSSFGPFFFIGEAYKYFDGASSESKKSSSTGIIIGAAVGGSVIAIIALIIGVYAFRQKKRAEDAAKRSDPFASWDSNKHSGAVPQLTGARFFSFEELKKWTNNFSETNDIGSGGYGKVYRGTLPNGELVAIKRALQGSMQGAHEFKTEIELLSRVHHKNVVGLAGFCFDQAEQMLVYEYIPNGTLKDGLSGKTGIRLDWMRRLRIAVGAARGLQYLHDLVNPPIIHRDIKSNNILLDDRLNARVADFGLSKLLGDSDRGHITTQVKGTMGYMDPEYYMTNQLTEKSDVYSFGVVLLEIVTGKVPIEKGRYIVREVKTAMDRSKDMYNLQDILDPAVRAGATPRSLEKFVDLALKCVEEEGANRPSMSEVVKEIENIMEMAGLNPNADSASSSATYEGPNKGMNHPYTDESLFVYSGAYPNSKVEPK, translated from the exons ATGGTAGTTTCTCGGGCAATGATACCGCGAATTCTTCTCTGTTTTCTGTTTGTTTTGATCCATGTTCTGTCAATAGCAGCACGGACTAATCCTGATGATT CTGCTGCTTTACAGTCTCTCAAGGATAGTTGGCAGAATGTTCCTCCCAATTGGGTTGGAGCAGATCCCTGTGGGAGTAGTTGGGACGGAATTGGATGCAGAAATTCACGAGTGGTTTCTAT TACATTGTCAAGTATGAGTTTGGAAGGTCAGCTATCTGGGGATATCCAAGGATTAGCTGAATTGGAGACTTT GGATCTATCATACAACAAGGAGTTGAAAGGATCTCTTCCTCAGTCTATTGGAAAATTGACAAAGCTATCAAATTT GATCCTTGTTGGTTGTGGATTTTCTGGACCAATACCAGACACCATAGGATCTCTGACCCGGCTGGTTTTTCT ATCTTTGAACTCTAACAACTTTATTGGAGGAATACCTGCTACCATTGGCTATCTGACAGAGCTTTATTGGCTGGATTTAGCTGACAATAAGCTTACAGGAACAATTCCAGTCTCTAATGGGAGCAGTCCTGGTCTTGATTTGCTTGTTCACACTAAACACTT TCACTTTGGGAAGAATCAGCTATCCGGTGAAATTCCAGCTGGTCTTTTCCATTCTAATCTGTCCCTTATACATCT GCTAGTTGAGAACAACAAGTTTACTGGAAACATCCCGGATACATTAGGACTTGTCCAGACGATGGAAGTGCT TCGTCTTGACAGGAATTCACTTAGTGGATCTGTGCCACAAAATCTCAACAATCTCACACATGTCAATGAACT ACACATGTCGAACAATAATTTTAATGGTCTTTTGCCGAATCTTACTGGCATGAATGTCCTCAACTACTT GGACATGAGCAATAATTCATTTAATGCTTCAGATTTTCCATCATGGATCCCGAACCTGATATCTTTAACATCATT GGTAATGGAAAACACAGGACTTCAGGGAACAGTTCCAGCGAGCCTTTTCAGCCTTTACCAGCTGCAGACAGT CATCTTGAGGAATAACAAACTCAACGGCTCACTTACAATTGATACAACATATAGCAACCAGTTGCAGCTCATTGATGTGCAAAGAAATCTTATTGAATCATTTACTCAAAGACCAGGGTACCCCTTTCAGATAAT GCTTGCAGGTAATCCTTTTTGCAACGAAGGAGGAGATGGGACACAAGATTACTGTGTCAAAACTCAACAAACTGAGACATATTCAACCCCACCAGAGAATTGCTTGCCAACTGACTGCAGCTCTAATCGAGTTTCTAGTCCTACCTGTAAATGTGCTTTTCCATATACAGGAAACATAGTCTTCAGAGCTCCTTCCTTTTCAAACTTGGGAAATAGAACTACTTATGAGACTCTCCAAAAGTCCTTGATGCAAACCTTTCAAAACCGTCAACTGCCCGTGGAATCAGTTTCCCTCAGTAACCCAACAAAAAATTTGGATGACTACCTTGTAATACACCTGCAAGTTTTTCCATCTACCCAAGATTTTTTCAATCGAACTGGAGTTTCTGGAATAGGTTTTGTGCTTAGTAATCAGACTTTCAAGCCCCCATCATCATTTGGACCTTTCTTCTTCATTGGTGAAGCCTATAAATACTTTGACG GGGCATCCTCCGAATCAAAAAAATCAAGTAGTACAGGCATTATTATTGGAGCAGCAGTTGGTGGTTCTGTCATTGCAATTATAGCACTAATCATTGGAGTTTATGCTTTCCGGCAAAAGAAAAGAGCTGAAGATGCTGCAAAAAGGAGCGATCCTTTTG CATCCTGGGACTCGAACAAACATAGTGGTGCTGTTCCACAGCTGACAGGAGCTAGATTTTTCTCATTTGAGGAGCTCAAAAAATGGACCAATAATTTTTCAGAAACCAATGATATTGGTTCTGGTGGTTATGGAAAG GTTTACAGAGGAACTCTTCCAAATGGAGAATTGGTCGCAATCAAAAGAGCTCTACAAGGGTCTATGCAGGGTGCACATGAGTTCAAAACTGAGATAGAGCTTCTCTCAAGGGTTCATCACAAGAATGTCGTTGGCCTTGCTGGATTTTGTTTCGATCAAGCTGAACAGATGCTTGTGTACGAGTACATTCCTAATGGCACCTTAAAAGACGGTCTTTCAG GCAAGACTGGCATCAGGTTAGATTGGATGAGGAGACTGAGGATAGCCGTTGGAGCAGCCAGAGGTTTGCAGTATTTGCATGACCTTGTCAATCCTCCCATCATACACAGGGACATCAAATCCAACAATATTTTGCTGGATGATCGCCTAAACGCAAGAGTTGCTGATTTTGGCCTGTCCAAACTTCTAGGTGACTCTGATAGGGGTCACATTACCACTCAAGTCAAAGGAACAATG GGATACATGGATCCTGAATATTACATGACAAACCAGCTGACTGAGAAGAGTGATGTTTATAGTTTCGGAGTGGTGCTGCTTGAGATAGTTACAGGAAAAGTTCCTATTGAAAAAGGTAGATATATTGTCAGGGAAGTGAAGACTGCAATGGACAGATCAAAAGACATGTATAACCTTCAAGACATTTTGGATCCTGCAGTTCGCGCAGGTGCAACTCCTAGAAGTTTAGAGAAGTTTGTGGATTTAGCACTCAAAtgtgttgaagaagaaggagcCAACAGACCTTCAATGAGTGAAGTGGTGAAAGAGATCGAAAATATCATGGAGATGGCGGGACTGAACCCGAATGCAGACTCTGCATCTTCTTCAGCAACTTATGAAGGACCAAACAAAGGCATGAACCATCCATATACTGATGAAAGTCTCTTTGTGTATAGTGGAGCATATCCTAATTCAAAGGTAGAGCCGAAGTAA
- the LOC114077592 gene encoding uncharacterized protein LOC114077592: MVVSLAMTPQILVYFLVVLIHVLSIAAWTNPVDADALKSLTNYWYGPSDWNGADPCGSSWMQKFTSDFYNIVKYTFDLETSKDYLNWRLWIYHITTQVKGTMVSKDSINACLNLFHFSFGVVLLEIVTGEVPIDKGRYIVKEVKDAMDMTKDLYNLHEILDPAESTQRFKPDHTKWGDTFLYFYEKKLSHIAHKLYPKDENFFF, from the exons ATGGTAGTTTCTCTGGCAATGACGCCGCAAATTCTAGTCTATTTTCTGGTTGTTCTGATCCATGTTCTGTCAATAGCAGCATGGACTAATCCTGTTGATG CTGATGCTTTAAAGTCTCTCACAAATTATTGGTATGGTCCTTCCGATTGGAATGGAGCAGATCCCTGTGGGAGTAGTTGGATGCAGAAATTCACGAGTGATTTCTAT AACATTGTCAAGTATACGTTTGATCTGGAGACATCCAAGGATTATCTGAACTGGAGACTTT GGATCTATCACATTACCACTCAAGTCAAAGGAACAATGGTGAGTAAAGATTCTATAAACGCCTGCCTGAACTTGTTTCATTTTAGCTTTGGAGTGGTGCTGCTTGAGATAGTCACAGGAGAAGTTCCTATTGATAAAGGAAGATACATTGTCAAGGAAGTGAAGGATGCAATGGACATGACAAAAGATTTGTATAACCTTCATGAAATTTTGGATCCTGCAGAGTCTACCCAAAGGTTCAAGCCAGATCATACGAAGTGGGGCGATACATTTTTGTATTTCTATGAGAAGAAGTTGTCGCATATTGCGCATAAACTCTATCCAAAAGatgaaaatttctttttttaa